A section of the Sulfurimonas sp. genome encodes:
- a CDS encoding DMT family transporter yields MKIVGILSSMKQIKELNNGVKYMLAASFLFAIMGAFAKLASQHMSSLEVVFFRNLFGVILIGYAVYKTPMKQSGGKPFLLFFRGFMGFISLLAYFYNVANIPLGDAMTYSKTAPIFTALFAWLFLNEKLAFSSWLAVFVGFIGILFITQPSGIGFSKYDLLGIFSGIGAALAYTSVRELRNYYDTRMIVLSFTLVGTIGPVILFVLSKYFYISELDFMLGEFVMPSGIVWIYVIGLGILGTLSQYYMTKAYGETKAAIVGAVSYSTIVFSILVGVSLGDSLPNFITTCGIILIVGAGMMVAKAK; encoded by the coding sequence ATGAAAATAGTAGGTATACTTTCATCTATGAAACAGATAAAAGAATTAAATAACGGTGTTAAATATATGCTTGCGGCATCATTTTTGTTCGCTATTATGGGTGCATTTGCAAAACTCGCTTCACAACATATGAGCTCTTTGGAGGTTGTATTTTTTAGAAATCTTTTCGGTGTAATTCTGATAGGTTACGCCGTATATAAAACTCCTATGAAACAAAGCGGAGGGAAACCTTTTTTACTATTTTTTAGAGGTTTTATGGGTTTTATCTCTCTTCTTGCTTATTTTTACAATGTTGCAAATATTCCGCTTGGCGATGCTATGACTTACTCAAAAACAGCACCGATTTTTACGGCACTGTTTGCTTGGCTTTTTTTAAATGAAAAGCTTGCTTTTAGTTCTTGGCTTGCAGTTTTTGTCGGCTTCATCGGTATTTTGTTTATAACTCAGCCTAGCGGCATCGGATTTAGCAAATATGATTTACTCGGGATTTTCAGCGGTATAGGTGCGGCACTTGCTTATACATCCGTAAGAGAGCTTAGAAACTATTACGATACAAGGATGATAGTTCTCTCTTTTACATTGGTCGGAACCATTGGTCCTGTTATTCTTTTTGTATTGTCAAAATATTTTTATATTTCGGAGTTGGATTTTATGTTGGGCGAGTTTGTTATGCCTAGCGGAATCGTCTGGATATATGTAATCGGACTCGGTATTTTAGGGACACTCTCGCAGTACTATATGACAAAAGCGTATGGCGAAACAAAAGCCGCAATTGTAGGAGCCGTGAGTTACTCGACTATTGTTTTTTCAATTTTAGTCGGGGTGTCTCTTGGAGATTCTTTGCCGAATTTTATAACTACATGCGGGATTATTCTTATCGTCGGTGCCGGAATGATGGTGGCAAAAGCGAAATAA